aaatgtggtggccgatgctctcagccgtaagtccatgggtagtCAAAGTGATGTTCCATCAGAAAGGAAGgaattagctcgtgagctccaccaactagctagtctaggagttcgttTAATGGATTCAGGCAGCACAGGAGTTAGTGTGCTTAACCTAGCTACTTCGTCCCTCGACATAGAAGTGAAAAGATGTCAATACAAGGATCCCAAATTGAGATATTATAGAGATGCATGTTATCtaaaagagaagtcaccatttgagatctcTGCAGATGGGATTCTCAGGTACCGAAACAGGTTATGTGTTCCGGATATTGCGGGACTgcgtcgtcagattctggaagaagctcattgctcccgttattctgttcatccgagagcaacaaagatgtaccatgatctaaAACTAATGTATTGTTGGgaaggaatgaagaaagatatagctgaGTTTGTGACACAATGTTCAATCTGTCAACTAGTAAAAATTGAGCACCAGAAACCAGCAGGGCTTTTGCAAGAAATGGGAATTCCAATTTGGAAATGGGAggcgatcaatatggatttttttactggattacctcgttctcagcATAAATTCAACtccatttgggtgatcgttgatagGCTCATGAAATCAGCACATTTTCTACCGGTCAGATCTACATATTTAGcagaggactatgctagattgtatctcaaagagatagtgcggcttcatggcattcctatatctattattattgacagaggagcacaatttacagctaaattctggaaatccttttaAGAAGGATTGGGCactcaagtgaagtttagcactaCATTCCACCCACAAACTGATtgacaagctgagcgcactatccaAACCTAAGAAGACATATTGCGGGCTTGTGCATTGGACTTTGGTGGtaattgggaggatcatttgccacttattgaatttgcatataacaatagttatcataccagtatccagatggccccttaTGAAGCCTTATACGGGAGAAAGTGTAGGTTGCCTATCAGATgttttgaaataggagaagtacagctagtaggccccgaagtgattcagcaagcagtggaaaaagttaaggtgatccgagatcgattgctgacagcccagagtcgccaaaagtcttatgcggataatcgccgacgagacttggaatttcagattgatgattgggtatttttgaaagtgtcgctaatgaaaggggtaatgaggtttgacaagagagggaagctaagccctagatatATTGTACCCTATAGAATTATTCGCAAAGTGGAtcatgtggcctatgaattagacttaccctcggagcttgaatcagtccatccagtctttcatgtttcgatgctccgtaagtgtgtggGAGATCCCGCTAAGATTGTCCCGAtcgatgatgtgcaagtgacagaaagatTAACCTATGAAAAAGTGCATATTGttatcttagacaggcaagtgcggagACTTCGAAACGAAGAGgtagtttcagtcaaagtcttgtggcggaacaacaaccgagaagaaatgacttgggaagcggaagagggtatgaagtctaagtacccgcatttatttcaacccccaggagagattcaaggtGAAAATGCCAACGACATAAGGTATGTGCgcttatttttatgcttttggtcgtgtgtggcaatagatatgttgatattgtgatgtaacCTTGTGAGGTGATGatgttatgggttgttgtggcaggctGGTAGTGTCGaattacaggggagactctgacaaaatttcaactttctgttaagtgcttcaaatggttaaatacgacttggaatacggaccgtaaatcgaaatacggcccgtaaattgttatcgtaaatcaccatgatcttcagcatacctttctggttttgatatgattaaatacaaCCACgatatacagcccgtaaactggaatacggaccgtaaactgggtttacgaccactgtgcactccaatcactgttcattccggattagattttaagtcattaaaaggagacctaacctcattcaattcatttcaactccacgatatttccctctagaagcctctagaatactctccacttttcacctacaagaaaacaaagggaatcaaagatcaacatcaagaATCTAGGTGAACCAAGTGTATGAATCTCATCAAAGCTCATCCAAGCTAAGAAATTCCAAGAggagcaaactagggttttggtgctagagtagtAATTTCGTTCAAGGCTtgctcaaccatcatctaaggtaagtttcatgactaaaccatgtggtttaaggtattggaaggttaagatacttgaattgtagaaagacatggaaggatgggtcataaatgggtgaatagtgtcatggttgaataggggttggattgaatcatgaatgttgatatgttgtgatcattaatacgttataaatgacgtgtagaccatgaaataagtattatatatgagaaaacgcgattgtgaactataaccacaattatggggaaattgaagaagaattggaaatgcggataatgtagatgaatgatgattgttgtctattatattgtgaatgttgttag
The sequence above is a segment of the Lycium barbarum isolate Lr01 chromosome 6, ASM1917538v2, whole genome shotgun sequence genome. Coding sequences within it:
- the LOC132644425 gene encoding uncharacterized protein LOC132644425, with protein sequence MGSQSDVPSERKELARELHQLASLGVRLMDSGSTGVSVLNLATSSLDIEVKRCQYKDPKLRYYRDACYLKEKSPFEISADGILRYRNRLCVPDIAGLRRMKKDIAEFVTQCSICQLVKIEHQKPAGLLQEMGIPIWKWEAINMDFFTGLPRSQHKFNSIWVIVDRLMKSAHFLPLNSGNPFKKDWALK